Proteins co-encoded in one Bradyrhizobium sp. 170 genomic window:
- a CDS encoding ADP-ribosylation/crystallin J1 — MPDEAADVVTLWRPVGPVELELIRKSGMRAFPPRLPEQPIFYPVLSEEYAVKIARDWNVPASGAGYVTRFEVRRNFLEKYSVQRAGGSAHLEYWIPAEEMTAFNDAIVGEIKVVAEFR, encoded by the coding sequence ATGCCGGACGAGGCGGCTGATGTCGTAACCCTTTGGCGTCCGGTTGGGCCGGTCGAGCTGGAATTGATCCGCAAGAGCGGAATGCGCGCGTTCCCGCCACGGCTGCCGGAACAGCCGATCTTTTATCCAGTGCTCTCGGAAGAATATGCCGTGAAGATCGCCCGTGACTGGAACGTCCCCGCCAGCGGCGCCGGCTATGTCACTCGTTTTGAGGTCAGGCGGAATTTCCTGGAAAAGTACAGCGTCCAACGGGCCGGCGGCTCCGCGCATCTGGAATACTGGATTCCCGCAGAGGAAATGACCGCCTTCAACGACGCCATCGTTGGCGAGATCAAGGTCGTCGCGGAGTTTCGCTAG
- the holA gene encoding DNA polymerase III subunit delta, with the protein MVALRGKDIDAFLARPDAGRPIILLYGPDAGLVRERADALIASAVDDPNDPFSLVRLDGDELSAEPSRLVDEAMTIPMFGGRRAIRVRAGSRSFASGVDTLADSPIKDCRIVIEAGELRPESPLRKACERAKTAVAIACYPDTERDLARLIDEELRSSNLRIAADARAVLMSLLGGDRQASRNELRKLALYSHGKGEIALDDVMTVVSDASELKLDPIVDGAFAGKPELVESEFAKAMVAGTYPGVIISAAQRQAAWLHKSALSVAEGTPVSTLLESGYPRLHFSRKGAVEIALRNFSVARLAAIIDQLGTAALDMRKQASLASAIAQRTLLSIAVNAKRRG; encoded by the coding sequence ATGGTCGCGCTCCGCGGAAAAGACATCGACGCTTTTCTCGCCCGGCCTGATGCCGGCCGGCCCATCATCCTGCTTTACGGGCCGGATGCCGGCCTGGTCCGCGAGCGCGCTGACGCGCTGATCGCTTCGGCGGTCGACGATCCCAACGATCCCTTCTCGCTGGTCCGGCTCGATGGCGATGAGCTGTCGGCCGAACCGTCGCGGCTGGTCGACGAGGCCATGACGATCCCGATGTTCGGCGGCCGCCGGGCCATTCGTGTGCGCGCCGGCTCCCGCAGCTTCGCCAGCGGCGTCGATACGCTGGCCGATTCTCCGATAAAGGATTGCCGTATCGTGATCGAGGCCGGCGAACTGCGGCCGGAATCGCCGCTGCGCAAGGCCTGCGAGCGCGCCAAGACCGCGGTCGCCATCGCCTGCTATCCCGACACCGAGCGCGACCTTGCCAGGCTGATCGACGAGGAATTGCGCTCTTCCAATTTGCGCATCGCCGCTGACGCGCGCGCCGTGCTGATGTCGTTGCTCGGCGGCGACCGCCAGGCCTCGCGCAACGAGCTGCGCAAGCTGGCGCTCTATTCCCACGGCAAGGGCGAGATCGCGCTCGACGATGTCATGACCGTCGTGTCCGACGCGTCCGAGCTGAAGCTGGACCCGATCGTGGATGGCGCCTTTGCCGGCAAGCCGGAGCTGGTCGAAAGCGAATTTGCCAAAGCGATGGTCGCCGGAACCTATCCCGGCGTCATCATCTCCGCCGCGCAGCGCCAGGCGGCGTGGCTGCACAAATCGGCGCTTTCGGTGGCCGAAGGTACGCCGGTCTCGACCTTGCTCGAAAGCGGCTATCCGCGCCTGCATTTCTCGCGCAAGGGCGCCGTCGAAATCGCGCTGCGCAATTTCAGCGTAGCGCGATTGGCCGCCATCATCGATCAACTCGGAACGGCCGCGCTCGACATGCGCAAACAGGCATCGCTGGCGTCAGCGATCGCCCAGCGCACGCTGCTCTCGATCGCGGTGAATGCGAAGCGGCGGGGGTAA
- the lptE gene encoding LPS assembly lipoprotein LptE translates to MSLARTRIAVRLIAVAALAALTAGCFQPMYAERNDGKPGLREKLMGVEVPPVDKPNASREARIQVEIRNALAFKLYGNATGMPPTHRLVLRFTSSRSSLMLDPATALPSSENYGIDAQYNLIDLATNKSVMTGTTFSRVSYDIPGQLQRFARQRAFRDAEDRAANEIAENIQTRLASFFYAGS, encoded by the coding sequence ATGTCGTTGGCTAGAACCCGGATCGCCGTTCGGCTCATCGCCGTCGCCGCTCTGGCGGCGCTCACGGCCGGCTGTTTCCAGCCGATGTACGCCGAACGTAATGACGGCAAGCCCGGCCTGCGCGAAAAGCTGATGGGCGTGGAAGTCCCGCCGGTGGACAAGCCCAATGCCTCCCGGGAGGCCCGGATCCAGGTGGAGATTCGCAACGCGCTGGCGTTCAAGCTCTACGGCAACGCCACCGGCATGCCGCCGACGCATCGGCTGGTGCTGCGCTTTACCAGTTCGCGCTCCTCGCTGATGCTCGATCCCGCCACGGCGCTGCCGTCGAGCGAGAATTACGGCATCGACGCGCAGTACAATCTGATCGACCTCGCCACCAACAAGTCGGTCATGACGGGCACGACCTTCTCCCGCGTGTCCTATGACATCCCCGGTCAGTTGCAGCGCTTCGCCCGCCAGCGTGCCTTCCGCGACGCCGAGGATCGCGCCGCCAACGAGATCGCCGAAAACATCCAGACCCGGCTGGCGTCGTTCTTCTACGCCGGCTCCTGA
- the leuS gene encoding leucine--tRNA ligase has product MTSERYNARDSEPRWQRQWAEKSIFVCKNDDPRPKYYVLEMFPYPSGRIHIGHVRNYTLGDVLARYMRAKGHNVMHPMGWDAFGLPAENAAIERKVAPKAWTYDNIAAMRKQLQSIGLSLDWSREFATCDPGYYKHQQKLFNDFLRAGLAEREKRKINWDPVDMTVLANEQVIDGRGWRSGAVVEQREMNQWVFKITKYSQELLDALDTLDRWPDRVRVMQRNWIGRSEGMLVRFALDPATAPNGDSDLKVFTTRHDTLFGAKFMAIAPDHPLAQAAAAKNPKLAEFIAEAKRHGTAQEIIDTQEKQGFDTGIKAIHPFDPSWKLPVYVANFVLMEYGTGAIFGCPAHDQRDLDFVNKYGLGNTPVVCPEGQDPKTFFITDTAYDGDGRMINSRFLDGMTIEEAKEDVAKRLETEVRGNLPVGERKVNFRLRDWGVSRQRYWGCPIPVIHCPKCDVVPVPDADLPVVLPEDVTFDKPGNALDHHPTWKHVSCPKCGGKAQRETDTMDTFVDSAWYFARFTDPWNETAPTTRAIVDRLMPVDQYIGGVEHAILHLLYARFFTRAMKATGHIAYDEPFAGQYTQGMVVHETYQKADGGYVTPAEVKIETGGNGRRAVLMETGEEITIGAIEKMSKSKKNTVDPDDIIATYGADVARWFMLSDSPPDRDVIWSDERVQGASRFVQRLWRLVNESAEIAKTAPADRPASFGADALGLRKAAHGALDKVSSGIERLHFNVCLAHIREFANALAEVLGKGGTPSPDTAWAVREAAIILVQLFAPMMPHLAEECWQVLEQSGLISEANWPQIERDLLVEDTVTLVVQVNGKKRGDVTVPRVAQNPEIEAAVLALDAVKLALGGKVVRKVIVVPMRIVNVVG; this is encoded by the coding sequence ATGACCTCCGAACGCTATAACGCCCGTGATTCCGAGCCGCGCTGGCAGCGCCAGTGGGCAGAAAAGTCAATTTTTGTCTGCAAAAACGACGATCCGCGGCCAAAATATTACGTGCTCGAGATGTTCCCCTACCCGTCCGGGCGCATCCATATCGGGCATGTCCGCAACTATACGCTGGGTGACGTGCTCGCCCGCTACATGCGGGCGAAGGGCCACAATGTGATGCACCCGATGGGCTGGGATGCGTTCGGGCTGCCGGCGGAAAATGCCGCGATCGAGCGCAAGGTCGCGCCCAAGGCCTGGACCTACGACAACATCGCTGCGATGAGGAAGCAGTTGCAGTCGATCGGACTGTCGCTGGACTGGTCGCGCGAATTCGCAACCTGCGACCCTGGCTACTACAAGCATCAGCAAAAGCTGTTCAACGACTTCCTGCGCGCCGGTCTCGCAGAGCGAGAGAAGCGCAAGATCAACTGGGATCCGGTCGACATGACCGTGCTCGCCAACGAGCAGGTGATCGACGGCCGCGGCTGGCGCTCCGGCGCCGTGGTCGAGCAGCGCGAGATGAACCAGTGGGTCTTCAAGATCACGAAGTACTCGCAAGAGCTGCTCGACGCGCTTGACACGCTCGACCGCTGGCCCGATCGGGTGCGCGTCATGCAGCGCAACTGGATCGGGCGCAGCGAAGGCATGCTGGTCCGCTTCGCGCTCGATCCTGCGACCGCGCCGAATGGCGATAGCGATCTGAAAGTGTTCACCACGCGACACGACACCCTGTTCGGTGCCAAGTTCATGGCGATCGCACCGGATCACCCGCTGGCGCAGGCCGCGGCTGCGAAGAATCCAAAGCTCGCGGAGTTCATTGCCGAAGCAAAGCGTCACGGTACCGCGCAGGAAATCATCGATACCCAGGAGAAGCAGGGTTTTGATACCGGCATTAAAGCGATCCATCCGTTCGACCCGAGCTGGAAGCTGCCGGTCTATGTCGCCAACTTCGTGCTGATGGAATACGGCACCGGCGCGATCTTCGGCTGTCCGGCGCACGACCAGCGCGACCTCGATTTTGTGAACAAATACGGGCTCGGCAACACGCCGGTGGTTTGCCCGGAAGGCCAGGATCCGAAGACCTTCTTCATCACCGATACCGCCTATGACGGCGACGGCCGTATGATCAATTCACGCTTTCTCGATGGCATGACCATCGAAGAGGCCAAGGAAGACGTCGCGAAACGGCTGGAAACTGAAGTTCGCGGCAACCTGCCGGTCGGCGAACGCAAGGTAAATTTCCGTCTGCGCGATTGGGGCGTTTCACGCCAGCGCTATTGGGGTTGTCCAATCCCGGTGATCCACTGCCCGAAGTGTGACGTCGTACCGGTGCCCGATGCGGACCTGCCGGTGGTGCTGCCGGAGGATGTGACATTCGACAAGCCCGGCAACGCGCTCGACCATCACCCGACCTGGAAACACGTCAGCTGCCCGAAATGCGGCGGCAAGGCGCAACGCGAAACCGACACGATGGATACCTTTGTCGACTCGGCATGGTACTTCGCACGCTTCACGGATCCGTGGAACGAGACGGCTCCAACCACACGGGCCATCGTCGATCGGTTGATGCCGGTCGATCAGTATATCGGCGGCGTCGAGCACGCGATCCTACATCTGCTCTACGCGCGCTTCTTCACCCGCGCCATGAAGGCCACCGGTCACATCGCCTATGACGAGCCGTTCGCCGGCCAATATACGCAGGGCATGGTGGTACATGAGACCTATCAAAAAGCTGACGGCGGCTACGTCACGCCGGCCGAGGTCAAGATCGAGACCGGCGGCAACGGCCGCCGCGCGGTCCTGATGGAGACTGGCGAAGAAATAACCATCGGCGCGATCGAGAAGATGTCGAAGTCGAAGAAGAACACCGTCGACCCCGACGACATCATCGCGACCTATGGCGCCGACGTCGCGCGCTGGTTCATGCTGTCGGACTCCCCGCCCGACCGCGACGTAATCTGGAGCGACGAGCGCGTGCAGGGCGCCTCGCGCTTCGTGCAGCGGCTGTGGCGGCTGGTCAACGAATCGGCCGAGATCGCCAAGACGGCTCCGGCCGACCGGCCGGCCTCGTTCGGTGCCGATGCGCTCGGCTTGCGCAAGGCCGCTCACGGCGCGCTGGACAAGGTGTCATCCGGGATCGAGCGGCTGCATTTCAATGTCTGCCTGGCTCATATCCGGGAATTCGCCAATGCGCTGGCCGAGGTGCTGGGTAAGGGCGGAACACCGTCGCCGGACACCGCTTGGGCGGTCCGGGAAGCCGCAATCATCCTGGTTCAACTGTTCGCGCCGATGATGCCGCATCTGGCCGAGGAGTGCTGGCAGGTTCTGGAGCAGTCCGGGCTGATTTCGGAGGCCAACTGGCCCCAAATCGAACGCGATTTGCTGGTTGAAGACACCGTGACGCTGGTGGTCCAGGTCAACGGCAAAAAACGGGGTGATGTTACCGTGCCACGGGTCGCCCAAAATCCGGAAATTGAGGCTGCCGTTTTGGCGCTCGATGCGGTAAAACTCGCTCTCGGCGGCAAGGTCGTCCGCAAGGTAATCGTAGTTCCCATGAGGATCGTGAATGTCGTTGGCTAG